In one window of Methanosarcina vacuolata Z-761 DNA:
- a CDS encoding amidohydrolase family protein: MADIIVKNAYVMTMDPDAGDLKNGTVVIEDGKITEIGEKTSESADTVIDAKHSVVMPGLVNTHTHAAMTLFRGYADDLQLADWLEGHIWPAEAKLTADDVYKGSLLACMEMIRSGTTSFADMYFYMDETAKAVEASGLRASLCHGLIELWNEEKGATDLKEGKRFVRAWQGAADGRIKTMYGPHAPNTCSDEFLAKVREEANRDGAGIHIHLLETEAELLAMKEKYGKCSVHLLEDIGFLGPDVLAAHCVWLSDGDIEILGKRGVNVSHNVISNMKLASGIAPVHKMLEKGVNVSLGTDGCASNNNLDLFEEMKTAALLHKVNTFNPIALPAQQVLQMGTINGAKALGTETGMLKVGMKADLIVVDMKKPHLTPCFDVPSHLVYSAKGSDVRTTIVNGKVLMDDYKVLTLDEQKVMEEAQKTAEELVARVNA; the protein is encoded by the coding sequence ATGGCTGACATAATTGTAAAAAATGCTTACGTTATGACAATGGACCCTGATGCGGGAGACCTCAAAAACGGGACTGTTGTCATCGAAGATGGAAAGATTACGGAGATCGGGGAAAAGACCAGCGAAAGTGCCGATACCGTGATTGATGCAAAACACTCGGTAGTAATGCCAGGGCTTGTGAACACGCATACTCATGCCGCAATGACTCTTTTTCGGGGTTATGCCGACGATTTACAGCTTGCAGACTGGCTTGAAGGGCATATCTGGCCTGCCGAGGCAAAGCTGACTGCAGACGATGTATATAAAGGCAGTCTGCTTGCATGCATGGAGATGATCAGGTCAGGCACCACATCTTTTGCAGACATGTACTTTTATATGGACGAGACTGCAAAAGCTGTTGAGGCATCAGGGCTTCGGGCCTCGCTTTGCCATGGGCTCATAGAACTCTGGAACGAAGAAAAAGGGGCAACAGACCTTAAGGAAGGGAAGCGCTTTGTCCGGGCCTGGCAGGGAGCGGCTGACGGCAGGATAAAAACAATGTATGGGCCCCATGCTCCGAATACCTGCTCTGATGAATTTCTTGCAAAGGTTAGGGAAGAAGCCAACAGAGACGGTGCAGGAATCCATATCCATCTCCTTGAAACGGAAGCCGAACTCCTGGCTATGAAAGAAAAGTACGGAAAATGTTCGGTACATCTACTGGAAGACATAGGGTTTTTAGGGCCGGATGTGCTTGCTGCTCACTGCGTCTGGCTTTCGGACGGCGACATAGAAATCCTGGGGAAAAGAGGAGTGAATGTTTCCCATAATGTCATAAGTAATATGAAACTGGCTTCAGGGATTGCACCTGTTCACAAGATGCTCGAAAAAGGAGTCAACGTGAGCCTTGGCACTGACGGCTGTGCCTCAAACAATAACCTTGACCTTTTTGAGGAAATGAAAACGGCTGCTCTTCTGCATAAAGTCAATACTTTCAATCCAATTGCCCTTCCTGCGCAGCAAGTGCTCCAAATGGGTACGATAAACGGTGCAAAAGCCCTTGGCACGGAAACCGGCATGTTGAAAGTCGGAATGAAGGCGGACCTTATCGTGGTAGATATGAAAAAACCGCATCTTACCCCCTGCTTTGACGTTCCCTCTCACCTGGTGTACTCTGCAAAAGGAAGCGATGTCAGGACAACAATTGTAAATGGAAAAGTCCTTATGGATGATTACAAAGTGCTGACCCTGGACGAGCAGAAGGTAATGGAAGAGGCTCAAAAAACCGCAGAAGAGCTTGTTGCAAGGGTAAACGCCTGA
- a CDS encoding PKD domain-containing protein gives MSASVTHAETYTFVTKWGSDDSLNGQFYNPMGVAVDSSGNVYVADTGNNRIQKFDSNGKFITKWGSEGSGDGQLNGPGCMAVDSSSNIYIADIGNNRIQEFDSSGKFIAKWGSEGSGDGQFHGPEGVTIDSSANVYVADKYNHRIQKFDSNGKFITKWGSEGSGNGQFDGSSGIAVDSSGNVYVGDSGNDRIQKFDSSGKFITKWGSEGSDEGQFIDPEGVTIDSSGNVYVVDTLNNRIQKFDSNGKFINNWGLEGSGDGQFEWPKGVAVDSSGNVYAADVENYRIQKFDSNGKFITKWGSKSGTADGQFEYPESVAVNSSGNVYVVDTLNNRIQKFDSSGKFITKWGSEGSGDGQFDSPPDVAVDSSGNVYVVDSWNFRIQKFDSSGTFITKWGSDSWYMDPMDGEVKPNCIAVDSSGKVYVTDDNSLIQKFDSNGKFITKWGSEGSGNGQFYWPQGVAVDSSGNVYVADTGNSRIQKFDSNGKFITKWGSEGSGDGQFNGPVGVAVDSSGNVYVADSGNNRIQKFDSSGKFITKWGSDGNSDGQFNEPEGIALDSLGNVYVADTLNNRIQKFAKVASTQPVASFSASPTSGKTPLTVSFTDKSIGTPTKWKWSFGDGTTSTQQNPTHKYSKVGRYTVKLTATNAEGSNTATKTDYIKVVTKPVASFSAKPTSGKAPLTVAFTDKSTGVPTKWKWSFGDGKTSTVQNPKHQYLQEGKYKVTLTVSNVAGSNTTTKTNYITVTTNTRPGIYSESE, from the coding sequence ATGAGCGCTTCTGTTACGCATGCTGAAACTTATACTTTTGTTACAAAGTGGGGCTCTGATGACAGCCTCAACGGACAATTTTACAATCCAATGGGTGTTGCAGTCGATTCTTCTGGCAATGTTTATGTTGCCGATACGGGCAATAACCGCATTCAGAAGTTTGACAGCAACGGTAAATTCATTACCAAATGGGGTTCAGAGGGCAGCGGCGACGGACAATTAAATGGTCCAGGCTGTATGGCTGTTGATTCTTCTAGCAATATTTATATTGCTGATATAGGCAATAACCGCATTCAGGAGTTTGACAGCAGTGGAAAATTTATTGCCAAATGGGGTTCAGAGGGCAGCGGCGACGGACAATTTCATGGTCCTGAGGGTGTTACTATCGATTCCTCTGCCAATGTTTATGTTGCCGATAAATATAATCATCGCATTCAGAAGTTTGACAGCAACGGTAAATTCATTACCAAATGGGGTTCAGAGGGCAGCGGCAACGGTCAATTTGATGGCTCGTCTGGTATTGCTGTAGACTCCTCTGGCAATGTTTATGTTGGCGATTCAGGCAATGATCGAATTCAAAAATTTGACAGCAGTGGAAAATTTATTACCAAATGGGGCTCTGAAGGAAGCGATGAAGGTCAATTTATTGATCCTGAGGGTGTTACTATCGATTCCTCTGGCAATGTTTATGTTGTCGATACTTTAAATAATCGCATTCAGAAGTTTGACAGCAACGGTAAATTCATTAACAACTGGGGTTTAGAGGGCAGCGGCGACGGACAATTTGAGTGGCCTAAGGGTGTTGCTGTAGATTCTTCAGGCAATGTTTATGCTGCCGATGTAGAGAATTATCGTATTCAGAAGTTTGACAGCAATGGGAAGTTTATTACCAAATGGGGTTCTAAAAGCGGCACCGCAGACGGTCAATTTGAGTATCCTGAGAGTGTTGCTGTCAATTCATCTGGCAACGTTTATGTTGTCGATACTTTAAATAATCGCATTCAGAAGTTTGACAGCAGCGGTAAGTTCATAACCAAATGGGGTTCTGAGGGCAGTGGCGACGGACAATTTGATTCTCCACCTGACGTTGCCGTTGATTCATCTGGCAATGTTTATGTTGTCGATTCATGGAATTTTCGCATTCAGAAGTTTGACAGTAGCGGCACATTCATAACCAAATGGGGTTCAGATTCATGGTATATGGACCCTATGGATGGTGAGGTTAAACCAAATTGTATCGCTGTCGATTCATCTGGCAAAGTTTATGTTACCGATGATAATAGTCTCATTCAGAAGTTTGACAGCAACGGTAAATTCATTACCAAATGGGGTTCAGAGGGCAGCGGTAACGGGCAATTTTATTGGCCTCAGGGTGTTGCTGTAGATTCTTCAGGCAATGTTTATGTTGCCGATACGGGCAATAGCCGCATTCAGAAGTTTGACAGCAACGGTAAATTCATAACCAAATGGGGTTCAGAGGGCAGCGGCGACGGACAATTTAATGGTCCCGTTGGTGTCGCTGTAGATTCCTCTGGCAATGTTTATGTTGCCGATTCAGGCAATAATCGAATTCAAAAATTTGATAGCAGTGGGAAATTTATTACCAAATGGGGTTCTGATGGCAACAGCGACGGCCAATTTAATGAACCAGAAGGGATTGCTCTCGACTCCCTGGGCAATGTTTATGTTGCCGATACTTTAAATAATCGAATTCAGAAGTTTGCTAAAGTAGCATCTACTCAACCAGTTGCTTCTTTCTCTGCATCCCCAACCTCAGGAAAAACTCCATTAACAGTTTCATTTACTGACAAAAGCATAGGAACACCGACTAAATGGAAATGGAGCTTTGGAGACGGAACAACTTCAACCCAGCAGAATCCAACGCATAAGTATTCCAAAGTAGGTAGATATACTGTTAAACTTACAGCAACAAACGCTGAAGGTAGTAACACTGCAACAAAAACAGATTATATTAAAGTGGTAACGAAGCCGGTTGCTTCATTCTCTGCGAAACCGACCTCAGGAAAAGCTCCATTGACTGTTGCTTTTACTGACAAAAGTACAGGGGTGCCAACTAAATGGAAATGGAGTTTTGGAGATGGAAAAACTTCAACAGTCCAGAATCCAAAACATCAGTATTTACAGGAAGGAAAATATAAGGTTACACTTACAGTAAGCAATGTGGCAGGCAGCAATACTACAACAAAAACAAATTACATAACAGTGACAACGAATACAAGACCGGGTATATACTCTGAAAGCGAATAA
- a CDS encoding PAS domain S-box protein produces the protein MEKSLRKSGIDIIGEVPWGTHFCQFYQTKQDLIDILVPYFKAGLENNEFCMWVTSEPLDVEEAKGALRKAIPEIDVYLEKGQIEIIPYTYWYVKEGIFDSQKVLNGWIEKLNRALANGYDGLRLSGNTFWLEKKDWNNFVDYEEEIDSIIGNYSMIALCTYCLERCSATEIIDVVINHQFALVKKEEKWTQIESSRRKEAEKTAIQATKNWEHTFDSVPDLIAIIDEEYRVVRANKAIAERLGVTPEECVGLKCYRAIHGTNKPPSFCPHRQLLADGLEHITEVHEDSLGGDFIVSVSPIHDYEGKIVGSIHVARNITERKRAELEREIIVEFLRLVNESRSTSELVHSSVKFFKGRSGFEAVGIRLREGEDYPYFETSGFPEEFVRFENSLCTRDPIGQPIRDSNGYPIHECMCGNIIHGRFDPSKLFFTKKGSFCTNSTTELLATTTDADRQANTRNRCNGEGYESVALIALRVGGECLGLLQLNDRRKGQFSPETISLWERLAEYLAIAIAKTRAEDALREAYENIQVQAEELEAQTDDLQESYEALSESKKRFELLSEANALLLSSKEPETTIQTIAEKVMRHLNCDVFFNYVFDEVQSRLHLKAYGGTSAESAKEIEWLDEGIAICGCVASNGCLIVSEDVQHNGDKRADLVRSMGIQAYACQPLHVGEKTIGTLSFGTKSRKSFTRDELALMSTVADQVSVAIERKRAVEALQRERSLLESVMRTTDFMLAFFDPQFNFLWANAAYAESCHMKLEDIIGKNHFALYPHEENEAIFRKVRDTGEGVFYRDKPFFYPDQPELGVTYWDWSLVPVKNPNGNVTGLVLSLRETTKYKQAEDDLREAYDNLQVQSEELQAQAEELQEAYEALSESEKQYRMLFTSMTDGFFLGEPIYDKDGTPRDYRFLEINPAFECQTGLKRKEISDKTIQEVLHNPSHLLIEKYGEVALSGKSTHVEIFSQGLDRYLDSYVFSPEKGKFAVILRDITERKQAEEALRESEARRKVTEAVQAERERLNSVLDMLPAYVILLSADHSVPFANRFFEERFGKSEGRRCYEYLFQRTEPCENCETYKVLKTGAPHRWEWLGPDGRNYDVYDYPFKDSDGSTLILEVGIDITEIKQAQAAVKAERQRLFDVLETLPAMISLLTPDYHIAFANRGFREKFGESGGRHCYEYCYECTRPCEFCETYKVLETGQPHHWEGTTPDGSIIDSYDFPFTDIDGSPMILKMDIDVTEQKRAETELKKHREQLENAYNSLKESERSLYEAQRMAHLGNWDWNIVTNELYWSDEIYRIFGRSPQEFGATFDAFLSYVHPDDRDYVNNAVKEALNGKKYNINHRITLASGEERIVHEQAEVIFNEENIPVHMRGTVQDITEQKKAEKALELANTYNRSLIEASIDPFVAIGPDGKITDVNNSTELVTGYSRKELIGTDFSDYFTEPEKAREGYQNAFQKGLVRNYSLKIQHKNGQITPVLYNASVYRDETGEVIGVFAAARDICEQKKAEEKIQVLASAVESSDDAIMTKSIDGIITSWNKGAEQIYGYLAEEIIGQNISILEPDNRKGEIKQLAKKIQEEERIQHYETVRLRKDRTLIDISVTLSPVLDVSDQLIAFSVIARDITERKKAEETLRLSSIYNRSLIEVSLDPMVTIGPDGRITDVNKATELATGYSRNELIGTDFSDYFTDPEKAREGYQHFFREGLVLDYELEIQHKNGRVTPVLYNASIYKDENGAVIGAFAAARDITERKKAEELLKLKLEELARSNAELEQFAYVSSHDLQEPLRMIASYLQLLQRKYQGKLDEKADKYIYFAVDGASRMQNLINDLLEFSRVTTKTREFEPTDCKSVLDKVLFNLEVSIKENEASISSGSLPVVMADPVQFTQLFQNLISNAIKFRSENAPEIEISAEKKAGQWLFLVKDNGIGIDPKYSERIFEVFKRLNKREEYPGTGIGLSICKKIIERHGGQIWVESEPGKGSTFYFTLPVIPIKVCDKDYTVNS, from the coding sequence ATGGAAAAAAGCTTGAGAAAATCTGGGATTGACATTATTGGAGAGGTACCCTGGGGAACGCACTTCTGCCAATTCTACCAGACAAAACAGGATTTAATTGACATACTTGTTCCTTATTTTAAAGCCGGCCTGGAAAATAACGAATTCTGCATGTGGGTTACATCAGAGCCCCTTGATGTGGAAGAGGCAAAAGGAGCTCTTAGAAAAGCTATTCCTGAGATTGATGTTTATCTGGAAAAAGGACAAATTGAGATTATTCCTTACACTTACTGGTATGTCAAAGAGGGAATTTTCGATTCTCAAAAAGTGCTTAACGGCTGGATAGAAAAACTCAACCGAGCCCTGGCTAACGGCTACGACGGTTTAAGGTTGAGCGGAAACACCTTCTGGCTGGAAAAAAAAGACTGGAACAATTTTGTCGATTATGAAGAAGAGATCGACAGCATCATTGGCAATTACTCCATGATAGCCCTGTGCACATATTGCCTCGAGAGGTGCAGTGCAACCGAAATTATTGATGTAGTTATCAACCACCAATTTGCCCTGGTTAAAAAAGAAGAGAAATGGACACAAATCGAGAGTTCCAGGCGCAAAGAAGCCGAAAAAACAGCTATTCAAGCCACAAAAAATTGGGAACATACATTTGACTCTGTACCAGACCTAATAGCTATAATCGACGAGGAATATCGAGTTGTTCGTGCAAACAAAGCCATAGCTGAAAGGCTTGGAGTGACACCAGAAGAATGCGTAGGGTTAAAATGTTATCGTGCTATTCATGGGACGAACAAACCGCCCTCCTTTTGTCCTCACCGTCAGTTGCTTGCAGACGGACTTGAACATATAACAGAGGTTCACGAAGACAGCCTGGGTGGCGATTTCATAGTAAGTGTATCTCCTATTCATGACTATGAAGGAAAAATTGTTGGATCTATTCATGTTGCCCGTAATATCACCGAACGCAAACGTGCCGAACTAGAACGTGAGATTATTGTGGAATTCTTACGTCTCGTAAATGAAAGTAGAAGTACATCAGAACTAGTTCATTCTTCCGTGAAATTCTTTAAGGGACGCTCCGGCTTTGAGGCTGTCGGCATTAGGCTCAGGGAAGGCGAAGATTATCCTTACTTCGAAACTTCTGGTTTCCCTGAGGAATTTGTAAGGTTTGAGAATAGCCTCTGTACAAGAGATCCCATCGGACAGCCTATTCGCGATAGTAATGGCTATCCAATCCATGAATGCATGTGCGGAAACATTATTCACGGAAGGTTTGATCCATCGAAGTTGTTCTTCACAAAGAAGGGAAGTTTCTGCACAAATTCCACTACTGAACTTCTCGCTACCACAACTGATGCTGACCGTCAAGCAAACACGCGTAACAGGTGTAATGGTGAAGGATACGAATCTGTAGCTCTGATTGCTCTACGAGTGGGCGGCGAATGTTTAGGTCTTCTCCAGTTGAACGATAGACGTAAAGGGCAGTTTTCTCCTGAAACAATTTCATTGTGGGAACGTTTGGCTGAATATCTTGCCATTGCCATTGCCAAAACTCGTGCAGAAGATGCTTTGCGTGAGGCTTATGAGAATATTCAGGTGCAAGCGGAAGAGTTGGAGGCTCAGACCGATGATCTTCAGGAATCTTATGAAGCATTAAGCGAAAGCAAAAAACGCTTCGAGCTCCTAAGCGAGGCGAATGCCCTCCTCCTTTCAAGCAAAGAGCCCGAAACCACGATTCAGACTATCGCCGAGAAGGTAATGCGACACCTGAATTGTGATGTATTCTTTAACTACGTTTTTGACGAGGTACAAAGCAGGCTACATCTCAAAGCTTACGGTGGGACAAGCGCAGAGTCGGCTAAAGAGATCGAATGGCTTGATGAAGGAATTGCTATATGTGGCTGTGTAGCCAGTAACGGTTGCCTTATCGTTTCCGAAGACGTACAGCATAACGGAGACAAGCGGGCTGACCTTGTGCGGTCAATGGGAATTCAGGCGTACGCCTGTCAGCCTCTCCATGTCGGAGAGAAAACAATAGGCACACTCTCCTTTGGCACGAAGAGCAGAAAGAGCTTTACGAGGGACGAACTTGCTCTCATGAGCACCGTGGCTGACCAAGTGTCGGTAGCTATCGAACGCAAACGGGCAGTAGAGGCGCTGCAACGAGAAAGAAGCTTGCTAGAAAGCGTAATGCGAACCACCGACTTTATGCTGGCTTTTTTCGATCCGCAGTTCAACTTTTTGTGGGCTAACGCCGCCTATGCCGAGTCGTGCCATATGAAGCTGGAAGATATTATCGGCAAGAACCATTTCGCATTATATCCCCATGAAGAAAACGAAGCGATTTTTAGGAAGGTTCGGGACACCGGCGAAGGAGTGTTCTATAGGGACAAGCCGTTTTTCTATCCTGATCAGCCCGAACTCGGAGTCACTTACTGGGACTGGAGTCTTGTACCGGTCAAGAATCCGAACGGAAACGTAACTGGCCTTGTCTTGTCGTTACGTGAGACGACAAAATACAAACAGGCAGAAGATGACTTGCGTGAAGCATACGACAATCTTCAGGTACAATCCGAGGAATTGCAGGCTCAGGCGGAAGAACTCCAGGAAGCTTATGAAGCTTTGAGTGAAAGCGAAAAGCAATATCGAATGCTTTTCACAAGCATGACTGACGGCTTCTTCCTTGGAGAACCTATTTATGATAAGGATGGTACGCCACGCGACTATCGCTTCCTTGAGATAAATCCTGCTTTTGAGTGTCAAACAGGCTTAAAGAGGAAAGAGATATCAGACAAGACTATACAGGAAGTACTGCATAACCCGAGTCACTTGCTTATCGAGAAGTATGGTGAAGTAGCACTCTCAGGTAAGTCAACGCATGTTGAGATTTTTAGCCAGGGGCTAGATAGGTATCTTGACAGTTATGTATTCAGCCCTGAAAAAGGGAAGTTCGCAGTAATCTTAAGAGATATCACAGAGCGCAAGCAAGCCGAGGAGGCGCTTCGCGAGAGCGAAGCACGTCGCAAGGTTACTGAGGCTGTGCAAGCTGAACGGGAGCGATTGAACAGCGTGCTGGACATGCTGCCGGCTTATGTGATACTGCTCTCAGCGGATCACAGCGTGCCGTTTGCAAACCGTTTCTTCGAGGAGCGTTTCGGCAAATCTGAGGGCAGGCGTTGCTACGAATATCTCTTCCAGCGCACCGAGCCCTGTGAGAACTGTGAAACCTACAAGGTGCTCAAAACAGGTGCACCTCATCGTTGGGAGTGGCTAGGTCCAGATGGCCGTAATTACGATGTATATGACTACCCATTCAAGGACTCCGATGGTTCCACACTCATCCTGGAAGTGGGCATTGATATCACCGAGATCAAACAGGCACAAGCGGCTGTTAAGGCAGAACGGCAGCGGCTCTTTGACGTTCTTGAGACGCTGCCGGCAATGATATCCCTGCTGACACCTGACTATCACATCGCCTTTGCCAACCGTGGCTTCCGTGAAAAGTTTGGCGAATCAGGCGGCCGGCACTGTTATGAATATTGTTATGAGTGCACCAGACCCTGTGAATTCTGCGAAACATATAAAGTGCTTGAAACCGGTCAGCCCCATCATTGGGAAGGCACCACCCCGGACGGAAGCATAATTGATTCCTACGACTTTCCGTTCACAGACATTGACGGTTCGCCCATGATCCTCAAGATGGACATTGACGTCACCGAGCAAAAACGCGCTGAAACGGAGCTAAAGAAGCATAGGGAGCAGCTTGAGAACGCTTATAATTCTTTGAAGGAAAGCGAAAGGAGTCTTTATGAAGCTCAGAGGATGGCACACCTTGGAAACTGGGACTGGAATATTGTAACTAATGAGTTATACTGGTCTGATGAGATATATCGTATCTTCGGACGCAGCCCTCAAGAGTTCGGGGCAACTTTCGATGCGTTTCTGAGTTATGTACATCCGGATGATCGAGATTATGTAAATAATGCCGTTAAAGAAGCTTTAAACGGCAAAAAATACAATATTAATCACCGGATTACCTTAGCCAGTGGAGAAGAGCGTATAGTACATGAACAGGCTGAGGTTATTTTTAATGAGGAAAATATTCCTGTCCATATGAGAGGAACAGTTCAGGATATTACTGAGCAAAAAAAGGCTGAAAAAGCCTTAGAGCTGGCTAACACGTATAATCGCAGTCTCATTGAGGCCAGTATAGATCCCTTTGTAGCTATCGGTCCGGATGGTAAAATTACTGATGTAAATAATTCAACCGAACTTGTTACGGGTTACTCCCGCAAGGAGTTAATTGGGACTGATTTTTCGGATTATTTCACCGAGCCTGAGAAAGCCAGAGAAGGATATCAGAATGCATTCCAGAAAGGGCTGGTGCGAAATTATTCTCTGAAAATTCAACATAAAAACGGGCAGATAACGCCTGTTTTGTATAATGCATCGGTTTATAGGGATGAAACTGGAGAAGTTATTGGGGTTTTTGCAGCTGCACGTGATATTTGTGAGCAGAAAAAGGCGGAAGAAAAGATACAGGTACTGGCGAGTGCTGTAGAGTCATCGGATGATGCCATTATGACAAAGTCTATTGATGGCATTATTACAAGCTGGAATAAAGGAGCAGAGCAGATTTATGGCTATCTCGCCGAAGAAATTATTGGACAAAATATCTCAATACTTGAGCCAGATAATCGTAAAGGAGAGATAAAGCAGTTAGCTAAGAAAATTCAAGAGGAAGAGAGAATCCAGCACTATGAAACAGTACGGTTAAGAAAGGATCGTACATTAATAGATATTTCAGTAACTCTTTCTCCGGTTTTGGATGTTTCTGACCAACTTATAGCTTTCTCCGTTATTGCAAGAGACATTACTGAGCGAAAAAAAGCAGAAGAAACTCTGAGGTTGTCAAGCATTTATAATCGTAGTCTGATAGAAGTCAGCCTTGACCCTATGGTTACTATCGGCCCTGATGGGAGGATAACCGATGTAAATAAAGCCACAGAACTGGCTACCGGTTATTCAAGAAATGAGTTAATCGGGACTGATTTTTCAGACTATTTCACCGATCCTGAGAAAGCTAGAGAAGGATATCAACATTTCTTCAGGGAAGGTTTGGTACTGGACTACGAACTTGAAATTCAGCACAAAAACGGTCGTGTAACTCCTGTATTATATAACGCTTCAATTTATAAAGACGAAAATGGTGCGGTTATTGGAGCTTTTGCAGCCGCCCGTGATATCACCGAACGGAAAAAGGCAGAAGAACTGTTAAAACTGAAATTAGAGGAGCTTGCTCGCTCAAACGCGGAGCTGGAACAATTTGCCTACGTCTCGTCCCACGACTTGCAGGAACCCTTGAGAATGATAGCAAGTTATTTACAGCTTTTACAAAGAAAATATCAGGGAAAGCTTGACGAGAAGGCTGACAAATACATCTATTTTGCTGTGGACGGGGCTTCCCGTATGCAAAACCTGATTAACGACCTTCTGGAATTTTCTCGGGTAACCACAAAAACCAGAGAATTCGAACCTACAGATTGCAAATCTGTTCTGGATAAAGTCTTATTTAATTTAGAGGTATCAATAAAAGAAAATGAAGCCAGTATATCTTCTGGTTCTTTACCTGTAGTAATGGCGGACCCTGTCCAGTTCACTCAACTATTCCAGAATCTTATAAGCAACGCTATAAAATTCCGCAGTGAAAATGCCCCGGAAATTGAAATTTCTGCCGAAAAAAAAGCTGGTCAATGGTTATTTTTAGTAAAAGATAATGGGATTGGAATTGACCCTAAATACTCTGAACGGATTTTTGAGGTTTTTAAAAGACTTAATAAAAGAGAAGAGTACCCCGGTACAGGTATAGGGCTTTCGATCTGTAAAAAAATTATTGAAAGGCATGGAGGACAGATTTGGGTAGAATCTGAACCAGGGAAGGGCTCTACTTTCTACTTCACTTTACCAGTAATTCCTATAAAAGTTTGTGATAAAGACTATACCGTGAATTCGTGA
- a CDS encoding adenosylhomocysteinase, with protein sequence MTEKELIESGNMKMDWARNHMPVLAIVRKKFEEEKPLKGMKVGMALHVEAKTAVLVETLAAGGAEVAITGCNPLSTQDDVSLALGTRKNICCFARYGVESQEYYEAIDRVLDIKPDITIDDGADLIFKLHTERTDLLPNILGGCEETTTGVHRLHAMEKEGALKMAVIAVNDAMTKYLFDNRYGTGQSAWDGINRTTNLLVAGKNVVVAGYGWCGRGVAMRASGLGANVIVTEVDPVRALEARMDGYRVMKMADAAKLGEIFVTTTGNRDILTAEHFKSMPDGAILANSGHFNVEIDMEALASLAKSTRTVRHNIKEYDIGGRRINVIAEGRLVNLAAGDGHPAEVMDMSFANQALCVRYIAENKLPNGVHKVPLELDTFVARMKLQSMGITIDELTTTQECYMSGWECGT encoded by the coding sequence ATGACCGAAAAAGAACTCATAGAATCTGGAAACATGAAGATGGACTGGGCAAGAAACCATATGCCCGTACTTGCCATCGTAAGGAAAAAATTCGAGGAGGAAAAACCCCTTAAGGGGATGAAGGTAGGGATGGCTCTGCATGTGGAAGCAAAAACTGCAGTCCTTGTAGAGACTCTCGCTGCAGGCGGTGCAGAGGTAGCAATTACCGGCTGCAATCCTCTAAGCACTCAGGACGACGTGTCCCTTGCCCTCGGCACTCGCAAGAACATATGCTGTTTTGCAAGATACGGTGTCGAGAGCCAGGAATATTACGAAGCAATCGACCGGGTCCTGGACATTAAACCCGATATCACAATAGATGATGGGGCAGACCTTATATTCAAATTACATACAGAAAGGACCGACCTGCTTCCGAATATCCTTGGCGGTTGCGAAGAAACAACAACTGGTGTCCACAGGCTTCATGCGATGGAAAAAGAAGGAGCCCTGAAAATGGCGGTAATCGCAGTAAACGATGCCATGACCAAATACCTGTTTGATAACCGCTATGGGACAGGCCAGTCAGCCTGGGACGGGATTAACAGGACGACAAACCTCCTGGTAGCAGGCAAAAACGTCGTTGTTGCAGGCTACGGCTGGTGCGGGCGCGGAGTTGCAATGCGTGCTTCAGGCCTTGGGGCAAATGTAATCGTTACCGAAGTCGATCCTGTAAGAGCTCTTGAAGCAAGGATGGACGGGTACAGGGTCATGAAGATGGCAGATGCTGCAAAATTAGGTGAAATCTTTGTGACCACCACCGGAAACCGCGATATCCTCACAGCCGAACATTTCAAGTCCATGCCTGATGGGGCAATCCTTGCAAACTCCGGCCACTTCAATGTGGAAATCGATATGGAAGCCCTTGCCTCCCTTGCCAAATCCACCCGAACTGTAAGACACAATATAAAGGAATACGATATCGGCGGCAGGCGCATCAATGTCATAGCTGAAGGTAGGCTGGTCAATCTGGCTGCCGGTGACGGACACCCCGCTGAGGTTATGGATATGAGTTTTGCAAACCAGGCCCTCTGTGTGCGTTATATTGCCGAAAATAAGCTTCCGAACGGAGTCCATAAGGTACCTCTGGAACTTGATACTTTTGTGGCAAGAATGAAACTTCAGTCAATGGGCATAACCATCGACGAACTCACGACGACTCAGGAATGCTACATGAGCGGCTGGGAGTGCGGAACGTAA